One Diospyros lotus cultivar Yz01 chromosome 1, ASM1463336v1, whole genome shotgun sequence genomic window carries:
- the LOC127793027 gene encoding scarecrow-like protein 3: protein MFREDGSSSVTSSPLQAFPMASLSPGLGSPYPWLRELKSEDRGLYLIHLLLACANQVANGNLENANVTLDQISQLASPDGDTMQRIAAYFTEALAERILKSWPGLYKAFHSTRISLVSDEILVRKLFFECFPFLKVAFVITNQAIIEAMEGEKMVHIIDLNATEPAQWRALLQDLCARPEGPPHLRITGVHQQREILEQMAHILTEEAEKLDIPFQFNQVVSKLEDLNIEKLRVKTGEALAISSVLQLHSLLATDDELRKKSPLASKNANAVNLQGARAMQTSQGTLGELLEKDVVNGYSPSLDSASSTPTLNTSAKMDSFLSALWGMWPKVMVVTEQDSNHNGSTFMERLLESLYFYATLFDCLESTFSRTSLERLKVEKMLFGEEIKNIVACEGAERKKRHEKLDRWIQRLDLAGFANVPLSYYGMLQARRLLQSYSCDGYRIKEENGSVVVCWQDRPLFSVSAWRCRR, encoded by the coding sequence ATGTTCAGAGAAGACGGATCATCATCTGTAACTTCATCGCCGCTTCAGGCTTTCCCCATGGCATCACTTTCGCCCGGCTTGGGATCGCCATATCCCTGGCTCAGAGAACTCAAATCCGAGGACCGGGGCCTCTATCTGATCCATCTGTTGCTTGCTTGTGCAAATCAGGTGGCCAATGGAAACCTCGAGAATGCGAATGTAACCCTCGATCAAATCTCCCAGCTTGCCTCCCCTGATGGAGATACTATGCAGCGCATTGCCGCCTACTTTACTGAGGCGCTTGCCGAGAGGATTCTGAAGAGTTGGCCTGGTCTTTACAAGGCCTTCCATTCCACCAGGATTTCTCTGGTGTCGGATGAAATTCTTGTCAGGAAGCTGTTCTTTGAGTGTTTTCCCTTCTTGAAAGTGGCCTTTGTGATCACAAACCAGGCGATTATCGAGGCTATGGAAGGGGAGAAGATGGTTCATATAATTGATCTAAATGCAACTGAGCCCGCACAGTGGCGTGCACTTCTTCAAGACTTGTGCGCTCGCCCTGAAGGCCCGCCCCATTTGAGGATTACAGGGGTTCATCAACAGAGAGAGATCTTGGAGCAAATGGCTCATATATTGACTGAGGAAGCTGAGAAGTTGGATATTCCGTTTCAATTCAACCAAGTAGTTAGCAAATTAGAGGATCTCAACATTGAAAAACTGCGTGTTAAAACTGGTGAAGCTCTAGCAATTAGCTCGGTCCTCCAACTGCATTCTCTTTTGGCAACTGACGATGAACTCAGGAAGAAGTCCCCGCTCGCATCAAAGAATGCAAATGCAGTTAATTTGCAAGGAGCCAGAGCCATGCAAACCAGTCAAGGCACTCTAGGGGAGTTGCTTGAGAAAGATGTGGTTAATGGGTACAGTCCAAGCCTGGACTCAGCTTCGTCCACCCCAACTTTAAACACTTCGGCCAAGATGGATAGCTTCCTTAGTGCCTTATGGGGTATGTGGCCGAAGGTCATGGTCGTAACAGAGCAAGACTCAAACCATAATGGATCTACTTTTATGGAGAGGCTGTTGGAATCCTTGTACTTCTATGCAACATTGTTTGATTGTTTGGAATCTACATTTTCAAGAACATCCCTGGAGAGACTGAAGGTGGAGAAGATGCTATTCGGGGAGGAAATTAAAAACATCGTAGCATGTGAGGGAgccgagaggaagaagaggcaTGAAAAGCTCGACAGGTGGATTCAGCGGCTTGATTTGGCTGGCTTTGCAAACGTTCCTCTCAGCTACTATGGCATGCTGCAAGCGAGGAGGCTGCTGCAGAGCTATAGTTGCGACGGGTACAGGATCAAGGAAGAGAATGGCTCTGTGGTGGTTTGTTGGCAAGACAGACCTCTTTTCTCAGTATCAGCTTGGAGGTGTAGGAGGTAG